A part of Sceloporus undulatus isolate JIND9_A2432 ecotype Alabama unplaced genomic scaffold, SceUnd_v1.1 scaffold_13, whole genome shotgun sequence genomic DNA contains:
- the LOC121917265 gene encoding LOW QUALITY PROTEIN: mitotic checkpoint serine/threonine-protein kinase BUB1-like (The sequence of the model RefSeq protein was modified relative to this genomic sequence to represent the inferred CDS: inserted 1 base in 1 codon): MEPLAAHSWLLQSYLPQNQIPNQVGVLQPLNPQLSSQKAFTADPACIYQNQNPANSEQATTCRGTEKMDQPIYITIISKSEVVPMPLSNSTLEQKPMYAKHLLQCEGSERXLEELRAKAYLKRAERLKRHKEWEDEDKEFMKKKENDLLELPKLQQKLEQLSQTSSSSQKTMALPSTHQSFLSTTVACEKSMHNLHIRCEDSVQPPQKRSIISHHFHHSEQHLNSSHQKVQHSMEMICTSDARNNSGFFENHQPTPNASSLIPTSLCEVEPSHTIHTKEALGFFMDVFQAPSLKDTTLHSEEDEEGPCKTSSFNKPTLSTVPVPVPALTIFEDENAEPLQSRPKSTEVKVLGEGPITDCAAKPAEGSQSPESLTGDFAVWANRCNKSLAPRDGLKGKKRV; encoded by the exons ATGGAGCCCTTGGCGGCACACTCGTGGCTGTTGCAGAGTTACTTGCCCCAGAACCAAATTCCAAACCAAGTTGGTGTCCTGCAGCCGCTTAACCCTCAGCTGTCCAGTCAGAAGGCTTTTACAGCTGACCCAGCCTGTATCTACCAAAATCAGAATCCAGCTAATTCTGAACAGGCCACCACTTGCAGGGGAACGGAAAAAATGGATCAACCTATATATATAACCATAATTTCCAAATCAGAGGTTGTACCAATGCCATTGTCCAATTCCACGCTTGAACAGAAACCAATGTACGCCAAGCACCTTTTGCAATGTGAAGGCTCTGAGC AACTTGAAGAATTGAGAGCCAAAGCATATTTAAAAAGGGCAGAACGTCTCAAAAGGCACAAGGAATGGGAGGATGAAGACAAAGAGttcatgaaaaagaaagaaaatgatctcCTTGAACTGCCAAAGTTACAGCAGAAATTGGAGCAGCTCTCCCAGACATCATCTTCATCCCAGAAAACAATGGCATTGCCATCTACTCACCAATCTTTTCTAAGCACCACAGTGGCTTGTGAGAAGAGTATGCATAACCTTCACATCCGCTGTGAGGATTCTGTCCAGCCACCGCAGAAACGTTCTATCATCTCCCACCATTTTCACCACAGTGAACAGCATTTGAACAGTTCTCATCAGAAAGTGCAGCACTCCATGGAAATGATATGCACTTCAGATGCCAGAAACAATTCTGGTTTCTTTGAGAATCATCAGCCAACTCCAAACGCATCAAGCCTTATACCAACATCTTTGTGTGAAGTGGAGCCATCTCATACTATTCACACAAAAGAGGCTCTGGGCTTCTTCATGGATGTGTTCCAAGCACCTTCCTTAAAAGACACCACTCTGCAttcagaagaagatgaggaaggaCCATGTAAGACTTCCAGTTTTAATAAACCTACTCTTTCAACTGTACCTGTTCCTGTACCTGCTTTAACAATTTTCGAAGATGAGAATGCAGAGCCCCTACAATCTCGCCCAAAGTCAACAGAAGTCAAAGTTTTGGGTGAAGGTCCCATAACAGACTGTGCAGCCAAACCAGCAGAAGGAAGTCAGTCACCTGAGAGCCTGACAGGTGACTTCGCTGTGTGGGCTAATCGCTGCAACAAAAGCTTGGCTCCAAGAGATggcttaaaaggaaaaaaaagggtttga